A window from Sphingobacterium hotanense encodes these proteins:
- a CDS encoding RagB/SusD family nutrient uptake outer membrane protein: MKFTRVNSIKKYCVAACCAMLMIQSSCDSFLDVRPVGELPSDKLLEKPEGFESALYGAYASLRADNLYGKTLSHEMIEVLAQYFECPSNEYVDQVKVYNYKHTLLETATNNVWKNMYTNISNVNNILESLAKKDAGSMRYYNLYKGEALGLRAFMHFELLRLFTEDIKLNAAASGIPYVKTFSQQSTPFSTAAVVYDAIITDLKDAEALLAEDQNYFTYPKANPAEPFIKDRDIHFNLYAVQAILARVYLTKGDLDNAAIYAKKVIDSQKFELLDKTEIAEAKIRGILFPKEAIFGLYSDLYYTTVYERFYQETTRFSYNLRKDIRNIYSLEEKGHDYRWEGYIKMPTMSGGNYRFVKLVDPFQVNDNAFQRPANAITGINMIRLPEMYYIMAEALLSKNPTEAQTYFDAVLKSRGLEGLSERDPALQLTQERIDAERYKEFIGEGQTFFNMKRRNLDIMSTINIKIPASNAIYVWPIPDAEKEFNN; this comes from the coding sequence ATGAAGTTTACAAGAGTAAATTCTATAAAAAAATATTGCGTAGCGGCATGTTGCGCTATGCTGATGATACAGTCGTCATGTGATAGTTTCCTTGACGTTCGCCCTGTCGGAGAATTACCTTCCGATAAGTTATTAGAGAAGCCTGAGGGCTTTGAAAGTGCACTGTATGGAGCCTATGCTTCATTGCGTGCCGACAATCTTTATGGCAAGACATTATCGCATGAGATGATCGAGGTATTAGCACAGTACTTCGAATGTCCTTCTAACGAGTATGTGGACCAGGTAAAGGTCTATAATTACAAACATACCCTATTAGAAACGGCGACCAACAACGTTTGGAAGAATATGTACACCAACATCTCCAACGTAAATAATATCCTGGAATCCCTAGCAAAGAAAGACGCCGGAAGTATGCGCTATTATAACCTATACAAAGGCGAGGCTTTAGGCTTGCGTGCATTTATGCACTTCGAGTTGTTACGTTTGTTTACCGAGGATATTAAGCTCAATGCAGCTGCTTCGGGCATACCTTATGTGAAGACTTTCTCACAGCAAAGCACTCCATTTAGTACAGCTGCGGTAGTCTATGACGCTATCATAACTGATTTGAAAGATGCAGAAGCTTTGTTAGCCGAGGATCAGAACTATTTTACCTATCCAAAGGCAAATCCTGCGGAACCTTTTATCAAGGATCGCGATATCCACTTCAACCTTTATGCTGTGCAGGCTATTCTAGCACGTGTATATCTCACAAAAGGCGACTTGGATAATGCAGCAATCTATGCGAAAAAGGTAATCGATTCCCAGAAGTTTGAGTTATTGGATAAAACGGAAATTGCTGAGGCAAAAATCCGAGGTATACTGTTTCCCAAAGAAGCCATCTTCGGTTTATATTCCGATTTATATTACACAACGGTCTATGAACGCTTTTATCAAGAAACAACCCGTTTTTCCTATAACCTAAGAAAAGATATCAGAAATATCTATTCGTTGGAAGAGAAAGGTCATGACTATCGCTGGGAAGGCTATATCAAAATGCCAACTATGTCCGGCGGCAACTACCGCTTTGTAAAGCTTGTGGATCCGTTCCAAGTAAATGATAATGCTTTTCAACGCCCTGCGAATGCCATTACCGGTATCAACATGATTCGTTTACCAGAAATGTATTATATCATGGCGGAAGCTCTTCTTTCCAAAAACCCAACAGAGGCACAGACGTATTTTGATGCGGTCTTGAAATCTCGCGGATTGGAAGGCTTAAGCGAACGCGATCCTGCGCTTCAACTGACGCAAGAACGTATCGACGCCGAACGCTATAAAGAGTTTATCGGGGAAGGACAAACCTTCTTTAATATGAAGCGCCGCAACCTGGATATCATGAGCACTATTAACATAAAGATTCCAGCAAGCAATGCCATCTACGTGTGGCCTATCCCGGATGCAGAGAAAGAATTTAACAACTAA
- a CDS encoding S1 family peptidase, which yields MTINSIWKSGLALLTLGIFISQNSAQAQSFRPLTADEKNAYPDNQAILLTLENKADSIIASKNHLTPQQAKEQLKASINKKVKIKAVKPNNKVLSSEEIVKKLKLSTVIVADAYLCGKCARTHIAPSSGYIIDESGIFVTNYHVVESFVKPQTNGQAKLSLQVMTWDGKVYAVSEILSANQDMDLAIVKLNVGKDNLVPLALGPDAEIGSEVFVLSHPHMLFDFFSKGIVARKYSRYTRYGSKDSYPEMEITADFAAGSSGAAVVDNKGNLVSTVATTWSLYYDSQRKSDLQMVVKGTKPVICLKELLLL from the coding sequence ATGACAATCAATAGCATATGGAAGAGTGGATTAGCTCTTCTTACACTTGGGATTTTCATCTCCCAAAATAGCGCACAAGCGCAATCTTTCCGCCCGCTTACCGCAGATGAGAAAAATGCCTATCCCGACAATCAGGCAATCTTATTGACCTTAGAAAACAAGGCCGATTCCATTATCGCCAGCAAAAATCACCTGACGCCGCAGCAAGCAAAGGAACAGCTCAAAGCGAGCATAAATAAAAAAGTAAAGATTAAGGCCGTAAAGCCAAACAATAAGGTGCTCAGTTCCGAAGAAATTGTTAAAAAGTTGAAATTATCGACGGTTATTGTTGCAGACGCTTACTTATGTGGAAAATGCGCCCGTACGCATATAGCTCCGTCTTCGGGCTATATCATAGATGAATCGGGAATCTTCGTAACAAACTACCACGTCGTAGAATCATTCGTAAAACCACAGACAAACGGACAGGCGAAGCTTTCCTTGCAAGTGATGACATGGGATGGGAAAGTATATGCCGTCTCGGAGATTCTTTCTGCCAATCAAGATATGGACTTAGCCATCGTCAAGCTAAATGTAGGCAAGGATAATTTGGTGCCCCTAGCACTTGGGCCGGACGCAGAGATCGGTTCGGAGGTCTTTGTCTTGAGCCATCCGCATATGCTCTTCGATTTCTTCTCGAAAGGAATTGTCGCTAGAAAATATAGCCGATATACCAGATACGGCTCCAAAGATAGTTACCCTGAAATGGAAATCACAGCAGACTTTGCTGCCGGTTCATCTGGAGCAGCGGTAGTAGACAATAAAGGAAACTTAGTGTCTACGGTGGCTACTACCTGGTCATTATACTACGATAGCCAACGTAAATCTGACCTGCAGATGGTCGTTAAAGGGACAAAGCCTGTTATCTGTTTGAAGGAATTGCTTTTGTTATAG
- a CDS encoding PKD-like family lipoprotein yields MKNILVIWMAVGSLLIQSCYKDHTTVDTREISEIAIELANVPTDVLDMDKNETVNFKPTITQQDDKLALEYEWEVDHEIVSREKDFTFKGDKLGSYIVRLKVSNQDGSSFKTFKLNVNSPYEEGLIILGESPEQKATITFIRKHANKLISETKVDEIERDAFAINNDGAALGNQPTDIVRRNNQLFVSTIGNQTITLLNHNTFEVETKVTAPEFPDFNPYRLNIPNTTATKAQVLTKEGKLYSLATNEFLIQKDNSFDANVKLEVKTQFVPDMNFTSNYYWDNANSRLWNIWYTKSSSLNEFEGQDLVQFFFANNRVYTLTKSKQNPNQWSRTVFGPYIQVYFSTPLEILEKETFTSTNQLLNKASLTLVNDKLFNLLYVSGKSIYQWFYSSKDLSSTPFITIDIPGEITAMERSLSGNELFVAVYDAAAAGNKGSVLVYNIENGRKITSFLNVSDKAVRMLYKKKI; encoded by the coding sequence ATGAAAAATATATTAGTTATTTGGATGGCCGTAGGTTCGCTGCTTATCCAGAGTTGCTATAAAGATCATACGACCGTAGATACGAGGGAAATATCGGAAATAGCCATTGAGCTTGCCAATGTACCTACAGATGTATTGGACATGGATAAGAATGAAACCGTCAACTTTAAACCGACCATTACGCAGCAGGATGATAAGCTTGCATTGGAATACGAATGGGAAGTAGACCATGAGATCGTTTCAAGAGAAAAAGACTTCACGTTCAAAGGCGACAAATTAGGATCCTATATCGTACGACTCAAAGTCAGCAACCAGGACGGTAGTTCTTTTAAGACCTTCAAACTGAATGTCAATTCGCCTTACGAGGAGGGTTTGATCATCTTAGGAGAGTCTCCGGAGCAAAAAGCGACGATTACCTTTATCCGTAAGCACGCAAATAAATTAATTTCGGAAACGAAAGTGGATGAAATCGAACGCGATGCCTTTGCGATCAATAATGATGGAGCGGCTTTAGGAAACCAGCCTACCGATATCGTACGCCGTAATAACCAGCTCTTTGTTTCGACTATCGGCAATCAAACAATCACGCTGTTGAACCATAATACCTTCGAAGTAGAGACAAAAGTTACCGCGCCTGAGTTTCCGGACTTCAATCCCTACCGTTTGAATATACCAAATACCACAGCGACCAAAGCACAAGTATTGACGAAGGAAGGTAAACTCTATTCATTGGCGACCAACGAATTCTTGATTCAGAAAGATAATTCGTTTGATGCTAATGTCAAATTGGAAGTCAAAACACAGTTTGTTCCGGACATGAACTTTACGTCAAACTATTACTGGGATAATGCCAATTCGCGTTTATGGAATATTTGGTACACCAAATCAAGTTCTTTGAATGAATTCGAAGGTCAAGACCTTGTACAGTTCTTCTTTGCCAACAATCGCGTATATACGTTGACTAAGTCGAAGCAGAATCCTAACCAATGGAGCAGAACCGTATTCGGGCCATACATTCAGGTATATTTCTCAACACCATTGGAAATATTGGAGAAAGAAACATTTACATCGACCAATCAACTCTTAAATAAAGCGTCACTGACATTGGTAAACGATAAGTTGTTCAATCTTTTGTATGTATCGGGAAAAAGCATTTACCAATGGTTTTACTCAAGCAAAGACCTGTCGTCAACACCATTCATAACCATTGATATCCCTGGAGAGATTACCGCAATGGAGCGCAGCTTGAGTGGTAATGAGCTTTTCGTTGCTGTTTATGATGCTGCCGCTGCAGGTAATAAAGGATCAGTATTGGTTTACAACATCGAAAACGGTAGAAAGATAACCTCTTTCTTAAATGTGTCGGATAAAGCGGTACGTATGCTTTACAAAAAGAAAATCTAA
- a CDS encoding DUF4843 domain-containing protein produces the protein MKNYKNITLLSLLAVAGMFLYSCKESSLVVDDQDIKGIYFQKDSINYSFGVTPLEVESHTLQIPLRIMGTPSESDRNFTVKVNPTNTTAQANVHYQLSDQLVVKADSINAYLQIKIDRQSLEQNTYKVELNLEEDQNFKPVNENFKKVVVYFNNRVERPDWKDYAGNQTWPDYKLGNWNPLTYVKFIELFRDMKNTAPSTYDAMVKEFGEDLVNVTYGWAWSYDFSLQKYVLAPLYKYFMEDNPELGVVIPKPANY, from the coding sequence ATGAAGAATTATAAAAATATAACCTTATTAAGCCTTCTTGCCGTGGCAGGAATGTTCTTATATTCTTGTAAGGAATCTAGCTTAGTCGTCGATGATCAAGATATAAAAGGGATCTATTTCCAAAAAGATAGTATCAATTACTCCTTTGGAGTCACTCCTTTGGAAGTTGAATCGCATACCTTGCAAATTCCTCTTCGTATTATGGGGACTCCATCGGAATCCGATAGAAATTTCACGGTCAAAGTGAATCCAACTAATACGACCGCACAAGCCAATGTTCACTACCAGTTGTCAGATCAGTTGGTCGTGAAGGCAGATTCTATCAACGCATATTTACAGATCAAAATAGATCGCCAATCGCTCGAACAAAATACCTACAAAGTAGAGTTGAATTTGGAGGAAGACCAAAACTTTAAACCGGTCAACGAGAACTTCAAGAAGGTGGTCGTTTATTTCAACAACCGTGTCGAACGCCCGGACTGGAAAGATTATGCGGGAAATCAAACTTGGCCAGACTACAAATTAGGGAATTGGAATCCGCTGACCTATGTGAAGTTCATTGAGCTGTTCCGCGACATGAAAAATACAGCGCCAAGTACGTATGACGCGATGGTCAAGGAGTTTGGTGAAGACCTGGTGAATGTTACTTACGGCTGGGCATGGAGTTACGACTTCAGTTTGCAGAAATATGTACTAGCACCGCTCTACAAGTATTTTATGGAGGATAATCCAGAGTTGGGCGTGGTGATACCGAAGCCAGCTAATTATTAA
- a CDS encoding DUF1963 domain-containing protein translates to MQTYLPRTGTLFFFFKSFHFFGYDDEDLAKVLYVEDNKTLESGGRFHFEEEDFFELFNGQYTAYKADAFLLNSAPSSYAYHQNKYLLEGKGKSLLQQGELLDELYDKLETPILDLKEFDYAMNCYAFTQHESPELQASLTWKGIPQDWVILLLVKSRGDFQWGDAGDLFFVIHKSDLTKKDFSKIFVTKVSS, encoded by the coding sequence TTGCAGACCTATCTTCCTCGTACCGGGACCTTATTTTTCTTTTTCAAGAGTTTTCATTTTTTCGGATACGACGACGAAGATTTGGCAAAAGTGCTGTATGTCGAGGACAACAAGACATTAGAATCGGGAGGACGATTCCATTTCGAGGAAGAAGATTTTTTCGAATTGTTCAATGGCCAGTACACAGCATATAAAGCAGATGCTTTTTTACTGAATTCTGCGCCCTCATCTTACGCGTACCATCAAAACAAATACTTATTGGAAGGCAAAGGGAAATCTTTGCTACAACAAGGGGAATTACTTGACGAATTGTACGATAAACTTGAAACTCCTATTTTGGATCTCAAAGAATTTGACTACGCGATGAATTGTTATGCATTTACGCAACATGAGTCACCTGAATTACAAGCATCGCTGACTTGGAAAGGCATTCCCCAAGATTGGGTGATTTTGCTGTTGGTAAAATCTCGAGGCGATTTTCAATGGGGAGATGCTGGAGATTTGTTTTTTGTAATCCACAAAAGCGATTTGACTAAAAAAGACTTCAGCAAAATATTTGTCACAAAGGTAAGTAGTTAG
- a CDS encoding TlpA family protein disulfide reductase, giving the protein MRVVHHHHTVGLLIALLILPFTQISAQQKASSVKGKINLDSNYVVLISPLLANPENDESTQELPIAQDGSFAWKNEDQSSSWYQVMFMPKARNKQLGATFPLFLSPKAKEELQLSYNDTSYIHSLSKKTSAENSALINYAGFINQRIRESFVNPPKKENLTAFLNSYLEKAQQLASTPNLKNKEVKDYLKLWSYNSYLSALFSMDRAGEIKTLPADLLATMDSEQIFMFYNGVGNLNQLIDSRLKSKGIAKRDKVYLPSKIALIKETFNNEKLVDGLIKSDLASYVSSYRLTSQEQFAKDIEDLKQHLAHINDKKAAERMLRDFANLRYTAIGSEMPNIKFKDAQGQEVSLQAFKGKYIYIDLWASWCVPCIKEVPYLKELEKTFAEKNIAFVSISLDENKEAWKNKMKELDLHGAQWELGDSSFDKLMNVRGIPHFILYGPDGKLIYYQAPRPSSAEIKEIFKNI; this is encoded by the coding sequence ATGAGAGTAGTTCATCATCACCATACGGTAGGGCTTTTAATAGCCCTACTTATTCTGCCTTTTACCCAGATATCGGCACAGCAGAAAGCCAGCTCCGTAAAAGGGAAGATCAATCTAGACAGCAACTACGTTGTCTTAATTTCACCCTTGTTGGCAAACCCTGAGAACGACGAGTCTACGCAAGAGTTACCCATTGCTCAGGACGGCTCATTCGCCTGGAAGAATGAGGATCAGTCTTCTTCTTGGTATCAAGTGATGTTTATGCCTAAAGCACGTAATAAGCAGTTGGGAGCAACATTTCCTTTATTTCTAAGCCCGAAGGCGAAGGAAGAACTTCAGCTATCCTACAATGATACGAGCTATATCCATTCGTTATCGAAAAAGACCAGTGCAGAGAACAGTGCCCTGATCAACTATGCCGGTTTTATCAACCAGCGTATTCGTGAAAGCTTTGTCAATCCTCCTAAGAAGGAAAATCTAACGGCTTTCTTAAATTCTTACCTGGAGAAGGCACAACAGCTGGCTTCAACACCGAATCTGAAGAACAAAGAGGTCAAAGATTATCTCAAACTATGGTCCTACAATAGCTATTTATCCGCGTTGTTTTCAATGGACCGCGCTGGCGAAATCAAAACCTTGCCTGCGGACTTATTGGCAACGATGGATAGCGAACAGATCTTTATGTTCTACAACGGGGTTGGCAACTTAAACCAGTTAATCGACTCTCGTTTGAAAAGCAAAGGAATCGCAAAACGCGATAAGGTCTATTTGCCGAGCAAGATAGCATTGATCAAGGAAACGTTCAATAATGAAAAACTAGTCGATGGCCTGATTAAATCTGATCTTGCCAGCTATGTTTCCTCGTATAGATTGACAAGCCAAGAGCAATTTGCGAAAGATATCGAAGACCTGAAGCAGCACCTAGCACATATCAACGACAAGAAAGCTGCTGAAAGAATGCTTAGAGATTTCGCAAACTTGCGTTACACTGCCATTGGTAGCGAAATGCCCAACATTAAATTTAAAGATGCGCAAGGGCAGGAGGTTAGTTTGCAAGCTTTTAAAGGTAAGTATATCTACATCGACCTATGGGCGTCTTGGTGTGTTCCATGTATCAAAGAAGTTCCTTATTTAAAAGAATTAGAAAAGACTTTCGCAGAAAAGAATATCGCCTTCGTCAGCATTTCTTTGGATGAGAATAAAGAAGCTTGGAAAAATAAGATGAAGGAATTGGACCTACATGGCGCACAGTGGGAGCTAGGCGATTCTTCCTTCGATAAATTGATGAACGTTCGTGGCATCCCTCATTTCATCCTATACGGGCCAGATGGCAAACTAATCTACTATCAAGCACCAAGACCGAGTTCCGCAGAGATTAAAGAAATTTTCAAAAATATATAA
- a CDS encoding SusC/RagA family TonB-linked outer membrane protein: MKNNESRIGYRLIGAASILERWRTLPSKRVNKMCCFILFCLLCAAPNALFGQKISISARGSSLEQVLKEIRKQSGYNFFLNAAMVEQAKPINVQFKDKGLEEGLVEIFKNQPFYFRLKDNTIIIFPKSENDGTPNRGESRNQQRNQRGKVVTMQGQPIAGVTVKTANSQVSVKTDADGTFNIPLADQDDRLYVSFVGMETQVVAINAANAINIIMENQVNAVEDVVVTGLFNKSKATFTGSANSFTGEQLKALAPTNVIEALTMLTPGLIKVESNATGSNPNRVPDILLRGVTSFANNDQSVNQPLIIRDGTIVSMQDLYDMNINEIASITVLKDASAAALYGAKAANGVIVIERNRIAEGKIRISYNLTGSVQFPDFSDYNILDASQKLEFERLAGLYTSADITQQYGLDSLYNARFKDISRGVNTDWMAQPSRVGYTQDHSLRLSGGSTGTRYELNTRFAQVNGVMKGDFRKRYGMGFVLEHYAPKGFSFTNRTTLSQVDSKNSPYGAFSSYTQANPYDRIYDQYGELNKLLSWDQSNPLYEASIGSYDKSREQLFSNDFDARWNINKEFRWTTHWNITLSNNERELFTSPLSAAYRSETDYSKRGSMTRNGGKGISYAGNTVLSYNKMFDENLLTASVGGNITKIDTRSTIYQGVGFYASDLSFIDFAAGYPATGKPTGSQDLNADLGTFLNLNYSHKNRYYVDGVYQISGSSKFGANNRYGHFWSTGIGWNIHNEAFLQDKNVDLLKLRASMGYTGKVNFPSYQALTTYQYRNELGYLNGIGAVPMAIGNPNLSWERNMNYNVGTDISFLDRRFNIVIDAYLRRTTDLLIDKTLAPSTGAESGKDNLGEIENKGIEFHADAFVYRNQNLSVQLGTNIVHNQNKILKISNALQAQNESNNNVESIAPLPQFQEGESTTAIKVVQSHGIDPATGQEVYIKRNGDLTFVYDPIDKVVIGDQLPKFSGNFFTNIRYKQLSFAAYFNFTNGGYVYNTTRATKIEGTDPYYNADIRVFEDRWTKPGDIAMYKDIMDSSAPKQTSRFVEKENTLQLQRLNIMYDFNPSLARRIGASKMSFGISMNDLFRASTVRMERGTAYLYSRGVDFNLNILF; the protein is encoded by the coding sequence ATGAAAAACAATGAATCCAGAATAGGATATCGCCTTATTGGTGCTGCTTCTATTCTGGAAAGATGGCGAACTCTGCCGTCAAAGCGAGTGAATAAGATGTGCTGTTTTATCTTATTTTGCTTATTGTGCGCTGCTCCGAACGCTTTATTCGGGCAAAAGATCAGTATTTCAGCACGTGGAAGTTCCTTGGAACAAGTGCTAAAGGAAATAAGGAAACAAAGTGGCTACAATTTCTTTTTGAATGCTGCTATGGTTGAACAGGCAAAACCAATCAATGTGCAGTTTAAGGACAAAGGATTGGAAGAAGGCTTGGTGGAGATCTTTAAGAATCAACCTTTCTATTTCCGTTTGAAGGATAATACCATCATTATCTTTCCAAAATCGGAGAACGATGGTACGCCGAACCGTGGTGAGTCAAGAAATCAACAAAGAAATCAACGTGGAAAAGTCGTGACCATGCAGGGGCAACCCATTGCCGGTGTGACGGTTAAGACTGCGAATTCACAGGTGTCTGTGAAAACGGATGCAGATGGAACTTTTAACATTCCGCTAGCAGACCAAGATGATAGACTTTATGTGTCCTTCGTGGGGATGGAGACACAGGTGGTAGCTATCAATGCCGCGAATGCGATCAATATCATCATGGAAAACCAAGTAAATGCTGTAGAGGATGTGGTGGTGACGGGTTTATTCAATAAAAGTAAAGCGACATTTACCGGTTCTGCCAACAGCTTTACGGGTGAGCAATTGAAAGCCTTAGCGCCTACCAACGTGATCGAAGCACTGACCATGCTGACACCAGGACTTATTAAAGTAGAGTCAAACGCAACAGGGTCAAACCCGAACAGGGTCCCTGATATCTTATTGCGTGGGGTAACTTCTTTCGCAAACAACGATCAGAGCGTCAATCAACCATTGATCATCCGTGATGGAACGATTGTTTCCATGCAGGATCTCTATGATATGAACATCAATGAGATTGCATCTATTACCGTGTTAAAAGATGCTTCGGCGGCAGCACTATACGGTGCAAAAGCGGCAAACGGGGTTATCGTTATTGAACGAAATAGAATTGCAGAAGGAAAGATCAGAATCTCTTACAACCTGACAGGGAGTGTTCAGTTTCCAGACTTCTCAGACTATAATATATTAGATGCTTCGCAGAAGCTCGAGTTCGAAAGACTAGCCGGATTATATACTTCAGCAGATATTACGCAGCAATATGGGTTAGACTCGCTCTACAACGCGCGATTCAAGGACATCAGCCGCGGTGTGAATACCGACTGGATGGCACAGCCCTCTCGCGTAGGCTATACGCAAGACCACTCCCTTCGACTATCTGGTGGTAGTACGGGTACTCGTTACGAACTTAATACCCGTTTTGCACAGGTGAACGGCGTCATGAAAGGTGACTTCAGAAAGCGTTACGGCATGGGCTTCGTATTGGAGCACTATGCGCCGAAGGGATTCTCTTTTACCAACAGAACAACATTAAGCCAAGTGGACAGTAAAAACTCTCCATATGGTGCTTTCTCAAGCTATACACAAGCAAATCCATACGATCGTATCTATGATCAGTATGGTGAATTGAACAAACTCCTATCCTGGGACCAAAGCAACCCGCTCTATGAAGCAAGTATCGGATCCTATGATAAAAGTAGAGAGCAGCTGTTTAGCAATGATTTCGATGCACGCTGGAACATCAATAAAGAGTTCCGATGGACAACGCACTGGAACATTACGTTATCGAACAATGAACGCGAGCTCTTTACTTCGCCATTATCGGCAGCATACCGCTCTGAAACAGACTATTCCAAAAGAGGTAGCATGACCAGAAATGGTGGCAAAGGCATTTCCTATGCCGGTAATACGGTGCTTTCCTACAATAAAATGTTTGACGAGAACCTATTAACGGCGAGTGTGGGTGGAAATATTACCAAGATCGATACGCGTTCTACGATCTATCAAGGCGTGGGTTTCTACGCATCAGATTTAAGTTTTATTGATTTCGCTGCGGGATATCCGGCAACGGGAAAACCAACAGGAAGTCAAGATCTAAATGCTGATTTAGGGACTTTCCTCAACTTGAACTACTCCCACAAAAATAGATACTATGTAGACGGAGTGTATCAAATATCGGGTTCCTCGAAGTTCGGGGCTAACAACCGTTACGGCCATTTCTGGTCGACGGGTATCGGCTGGAACATCCACAATGAGGCCTTCTTACAAGATAAAAATGTAGACTTATTGAAGCTAAGAGCGAGTATGGGCTATACGGGTAAAGTTAATTTCCCATCCTACCAAGCCTTGACTACATACCAGTATCGTAACGAATTAGGCTATCTGAATGGTATTGGCGCTGTGCCGATGGCTATTGGAAATCCTAACCTTTCCTGGGAGCGTAATATGAACTATAACGTAGGAACGGACATAAGCTTCTTGGATCGTCGTTTTAACATCGTCATCGATGCTTATTTGCGCCGTACGACAGACTTATTGATCGATAAAACATTAGCCCCATCCACGGGTGCCGAATCCGGAAAAGATAACCTTGGCGAGATTGAAAACAAAGGGATTGAGTTCCATGCTGACGCTTTTGTTTACCGCAATCAGAACTTATCGGTACAGTTAGGGACCAACATTGTGCACAATCAAAACAAGATCCTTAAGATCTCAAACGCTTTACAAGCGCAAAATGAGAGCAATAACAATGTAGAATCGATTGCACCACTTCCTCAATTCCAAGAGGGAGAATCAACAACGGCGATTAAAGTCGTTCAATCGCATGGTATCGACCCGGCGACAGGACAAGAGGTGTACATCAAAAGAAATGGTGACTTAACCTTTGTTTATGATCCGATTGATAAGGTTGTTATTGGCGATCAATTGCCGAAGTTCTCCGGTAATTTCTTTACCAATATCCGCTACAAGCAATTATCATTTGCAGCATACTTCAACTTCACGAATGGAGGGTATGTGTATAATACTACCCGTGCGACAAAGATCGAAGGTACTGATCCATATTATAATGCTGATATCCGCGTATTCGAAGATCGCTGGACAAAACCTGGCGATATTGCGATGTACAAGGATATCATGGATAGCTCTGCTCCGAAACAAACTAGCCGTTTCGTAGAAAAAGAAAATACCCTGCAATTGCAGCGCTTAAATATTATGTACGATTTCAATCCAAGTTTGGCACGACGCATCGGTGCTAGCAAGATGTCGTTTGGTATTAGTATGAACGACTTGTTCAGAGCTTCTACAGTAAGAATGGAGCGCGGAACCGCTTATCTATATAGCAGAGGCGTAGATTTCAACCTTAATATTTTATTCTAA